In a single window of the Melioribacteraceae bacterium genome:
- a CDS encoding glycoside hydrolase family 78 protein — MKTNLSIYKNTCFFVIITIALFFSDLSGADSEKITNLRTEYKTNPIGIETQSPRLSWEIISNKRNFMQKAYHIKAAKSAADLKSNKNLIWDTDKIISDQSNQLEYAGRKLFSEERIYWQVKIWGNDGSQTKWSEPAFWEMGLLNSADWKAKWIEPKLIENENGYNPCPMLRKEFSLNKKIKNARAYVTSHGLYEFHLNGKKVSDQLFTPGWTSYNKRLQYQVYDITSNLTSGKNAAGVILGDGWYRGPLKWDYAKNNYGDKLALLLQIVVEFADGSSETIISDDSWKSSTGAILMSGIYDGEFYDARLEKNDWDKPNYDDKSWSGVEIKYFDNKNLVSSEGEEVKITETIKPIKKFITPNGETVFDFGQNMVGWVQFKLKGNSGDKITLKHAEVLDQKGNMYFDNLRKAKQKIEYIFKGEGVETYEPRFTFQGFRYVSISDYKGEIDLADLSGKVIHSDMKQTGYFTCSDSLVNQLQKNIYWGLRGNFLDVPTDCPQRDERLGWTGDAQVFAPTACFNVDAASFFTKWMKDFIADQFSDGRIPHVIPNILPNEGGAAGWADAGIVIPWTIYQNYGDKRILEVQYESMKSWINYLKKQAGESFIWSKGVGYGDWLAFATTKSDYPGATTDKDLIGTAYYYYSTSLIRKIAIILEKNNDAEEFFVLMKNIKNAFQKEFITEKGRIGSNTQTAYLLALAFDLVPDNYKSIAAERLAEDVKRFGHITSGFLGSSHTSKILSDFGYQDLAFELLFRKQYPSWLYPVTKGATTIWERWDGIKPNGTFQSEGMNSFNHYAYGAVGKWLYSDVAGIGFDPEKPGYKNIIFKPLINTKLTFAEAEYNSIYGVIKSSWKLQNGIIMLDIEIPANTTASVYLPTAIKENITESGKSIDTVSEFQFVKVEAGRTLLNLGSGKYHFEVK; from the coding sequence ATGAAAACTAATCTGTCGATTTATAAGAACACCTGTTTTTTTGTCATTATCACGATTGCGTTGTTTTTCAGTGATTTGAGTGGAGCCGATTCTGAAAAAATTACCAATTTGCGGACAGAGTATAAAACGAATCCTATTGGAATTGAAACACAGAGCCCCCGACTTAGTTGGGAAATTATTTCGAATAAAAGAAATTTTATGCAAAAGGCTTATCACATTAAAGCCGCGAAATCAGCCGCTGATCTAAAGTCAAATAAAAACCTAATTTGGGATACTGATAAGATTATCTCGGATCAATCAAATCAACTCGAATATGCCGGTAGAAAATTATTTTCCGAAGAAAGAATTTACTGGCAGGTTAAAATTTGGGGAAATGATGGAAGTCAAACAAAATGGAGCGAACCCGCCTTTTGGGAAATGGGACTTTTAAATTCAGCTGATTGGAAAGCAAAATGGATTGAGCCAAAATTAATCGAAAATGAGAATGGCTATAACCCTTGCCCAATGCTGCGAAAGGAGTTTTCCTTAAACAAAAAGATTAAGAATGCCCGTGCCTATGTAACAAGTCATGGTCTTTATGAATTTCACTTAAATGGGAAGAAAGTCAGCGATCAATTGTTCACACCTGGCTGGACAAGCTACAACAAACGGCTTCAGTATCAGGTTTATGATATAACCTCAAATTTAACTTCCGGGAAAAACGCCGCTGGAGTAATTCTTGGCGACGGCTGGTACAGAGGACCATTAAAGTGGGATTACGCTAAAAACAATTATGGGGATAAACTTGCGCTTTTATTACAGATAGTCGTTGAATTTGCTGATGGCTCTTCCGAAACAATTATATCAGATGATTCTTGGAAATCTTCTACTGGAGCTATTTTAATGTCTGGCATTTATGATGGTGAATTTTATGATGCGCGTCTAGAAAAGAATGATTGGGACAAACCAAATTATGATGATAAAAGCTGGAGTGGCGTTGAAATAAAATATTTCGATAATAAAAACCTTGTTTCATCAGAGGGAGAAGAGGTTAAAATAACCGAAACAATTAAACCTATTAAAAAATTTATAACACCAAACGGAGAAACAGTATTTGATTTTGGGCAGAATATGGTCGGCTGGGTACAATTCAAATTAAAGGGTAATTCTGGAGATAAAATTACTTTAAAGCACGCCGAAGTCCTTGATCAAAAAGGGAATATGTATTTTGACAATCTCCGCAAGGCGAAACAAAAAATTGAATATATTTTTAAAGGCGAAGGGGTTGAGACCTATGAACCACGCTTTACTTTTCAAGGATTCAGATACGTTTCAATTAGTGATTATAAAGGGGAAATAGATTTAGCTGATTTGTCAGGTAAAGTAATTCATTCTGATATGAAGCAGACCGGATATTTTACATGTTCCGATTCATTAGTAAATCAGCTTCAGAAAAATATTTATTGGGGTTTGCGTGGCAACTTTTTAGATGTACCAACCGACTGCCCTCAGCGCGACGAAAGATTAGGTTGGACCGGCGACGCGCAGGTCTTTGCGCCAACAGCATGTTTTAATGTTGACGCGGCAAGTTTCTTTACAAAATGGATGAAAGATTTTATTGCCGATCAATTTAGTGACGGCAGAATTCCTCATGTAATTCCAAATATTCTACCCAACGAAGGGGGCGCCGCCGGATGGGCTGATGCCGGAATAGTGATTCCATGGACTATTTATCAAAACTATGGCGATAAAAGAATTTTGGAAGTTCAATATGAATCAATGAAGAGCTGGATTAATTACCTAAAAAAACAAGCTGGTGAATCCTTCATCTGGAGTAAGGGAGTAGGTTACGGAGACTGGCTGGCCTTCGCGACAACAAAATCGGATTACCCGGGAGCTACTACCGACAAGGATTTAATTGGAACAGCCTATTATTATTACTCAACAAGTTTGATACGGAAAATTGCAATCATTCTTGAAAAAAATAATGATGCTGAGGAATTTTTCGTTTTAATGAAAAATATTAAGAATGCTTTTCAAAAAGAATTTATAACAGAGAAAGGAAGAATAGGCTCAAATACACAAACAGCGTACTTGCTGGCTCTTGCGTTTGATTTAGTTCCGGACAATTATAAATCTATTGCCGCTGAAAGATTAGCTGAAGATGTAAAAAGATTTGGACATATAACAAGCGGATTCTTAGGTTCATCTCATACATCAAAAATTCTTTCAGATTTTGGCTATCAGGATTTGGCATTCGAGCTATTATTTAGAAAACAATATCCGTCATGGCTCTATCCTGTTACTAAGGGGGCAACTACTATTTGGGAACGCTGGGATGGAATTAAACCAAACGGAACATTTCAAAGCGAGGGAATGAATTCCTTTAATCATTACGCTTATGGCGCCGTTGGGAAATGGTTGTACAGTGACGTTGCGGGAATTGGGTTTGATCCAGAAAAACCTGGCTATAAAAATATAATTTTTAAACCCCTAATTAATACTAAATTGACTTTCGCTGAAGCAGAGTACAATTCAATTTATGGCGTAATAAAATCCTCATGGAAACTGCAGAATGGAATTATTATGCTTGATATTGAAATACCTGCAAACACAACTGCCAGCGTTTACTTGCCAACGGCTATAAAAGAAAATATAACTGAAAGCGGTAAGTCTATAGACACTGTTTCTGAATTCCAGTTTGTAAAAGTTGAAGCCGGAAGAACATTATTAAATCTTGGCTCAGGTAAATATCACTTTGAAGTCAAATAA
- a CDS encoding GH92 family glycosyl hydrolase translates to MKKILLFMIAFCTLLNAYNESSNKNKSKNLVEFVNPLVGTDSERLLSNGNTYPAIALPWGMNFWTPQTGKMGNGWQYTYDANKICGFKQTRQPSPWIGDYGAFSIMPLTGTLKINEEERAAYFSHKREIAKPYYYQTYLGDHNVWVEITPTDRSAQFRIKYPKSESSYLLIDAFFKGSYVKIFPKEKKIIGYSRNNEGGVPENFHNYFVIYFDKDIDSTFTWNEKDIYPEKLEEKGNHVGAVLKFKTKQNEIVNLKIASSFISYEQAELNLQREIWNDSFDETMNKAIETWNKELSRIEIEGGTESQLITFYTALYRTLLFPRKFYEFDKDNNIIHYSPYNGKVLPGYMFTDNGFWDTFRAVFPFFTIMYQDMNSKIMEGLVNTYKESGWLPEWASPGHRRSMIGSNSASIIADSYLKGIRGYDINTLYEAILKNSENEGPIKSVGRQGVKYYNSLGYIPYDVGVNENTAITLEYAYADFTIMKLAQALKRPQSEIDLFAKRAMNYKNVFDQSTNFMRGKNQDGSWQAPFRADKWGDAFTEGSAWHYTWSVFHDPQGLINLMGGREKFISKLDSVFTTPPTFDFSYYKRQIHEITEMLIAGMGQYAHGNQPIQHAIYLYNYAGEPWKSQKWVRETMDILYTPNPDGLCGDEDNGQTSAWYVMSAAGFYPVCPGTDQYVLGSPLFNKITFHLENGKTFVVNGKNNSAENVYIKNASLNGKNYTKNFIRQDDIMNGGTLNFEMSDIPNYKRGINLADFPYSFSNQKK, encoded by the coding sequence ATGAAAAAAATACTGTTATTTATGATCGCTTTTTGTACTCTTCTTAATGCGTACAATGAAAGTTCAAATAAAAATAAATCTAAAAATCTTGTGGAGTTCGTTAATCCGCTTGTAGGTACCGATTCGGAACGACTCCTCTCAAATGGTAATACCTACCCGGCAATAGCACTACCATGGGGAATGAACTTCTGGACTCCACAGACCGGGAAAATGGGGAACGGTTGGCAGTATACTTATGATGCTAATAAAATTTGCGGATTCAAACAAACGAGACAACCATCCCCCTGGATAGGCGATTATGGGGCTTTTTCGATAATGCCCTTAACTGGAACATTAAAAATAAATGAGGAGGAAAGGGCCGCCTACTTTAGTCATAAAAGAGAAATTGCAAAACCATATTATTATCAGACTTACCTCGGTGATCATAATGTGTGGGTTGAAATAACTCCTACTGACCGATCAGCACAGTTTCGAATAAAATATCCTAAATCTGAAAGCTCATATCTTCTAATTGACGCATTCTTTAAAGGGTCGTATGTAAAAATCTTTCCAAAAGAAAAAAAGATAATTGGGTATTCCAGAAATAATGAGGGGGGCGTACCAGAAAATTTTCATAATTATTTTGTTATCTATTTTGATAAAGATATCGATTCAACTTTTACCTGGAACGAAAAAGATATTTACCCGGAAAAGCTAGAAGAAAAGGGGAATCATGTTGGTGCTGTTCTCAAATTTAAAACTAAGCAAAATGAAATTGTCAATCTGAAAATAGCATCTTCGTTTATAAGTTATGAGCAAGCGGAATTAAATCTGCAAAGAGAAATTTGGAACGATTCGTTTGATGAGACGATGAATAAGGCAATAGAGACCTGGAATAAGGAACTTAGCAGAATTGAAATAGAAGGGGGAACGGAATCTCAGCTTATCACTTTTTATACCGCATTGTATAGAACATTATTGTTTCCCAGAAAATTTTATGAGTTTGATAAGGACAACAATATTATTCATTATAGCCCTTATAATGGAAAAGTACTGCCAGGTTATATGTTTACCGATAATGGGTTTTGGGATACCTTCCGAGCAGTATTCCCATTTTTTACGATTATGTATCAAGATATGAATTCAAAAATAATGGAAGGACTCGTTAATACGTATAAGGAGAGCGGATGGCTTCCTGAATGGGCAAGTCCAGGGCATCGGCGAAGCATGATCGGTTCAAATTCGGCATCAATAATAGCCGATTCATATTTAAAGGGAATTAGAGGTTATGATATTAACACTCTATATGAAGCTATCCTTAAAAATTCCGAAAACGAAGGACCGATAAAATCTGTTGGGCGACAGGGGGTTAAATACTATAATTCGCTGGGATACATTCCGTATGATGTTGGCGTTAATGAAAATACCGCAATAACATTAGAGTATGCCTATGCCGATTTTACAATAATGAAGCTTGCACAAGCACTAAAAAGACCTCAAAGTGAAATTGATTTATTTGCTAAACGAGCAATGAATTATAAAAATGTCTTCGATCAATCAACCAATTTTATGCGCGGAAAAAATCAGGATGGAAGCTGGCAAGCACCATTTAGAGCAGATAAATGGGGTGATGCTTTTACAGAAGGATCGGCGTGGCATTATACATGGTCGGTCTTTCACGATCCGCAGGGATTAATAAATTTAATGGGAGGGAGAGAAAAGTTTATAAGTAAACTTGATTCTGTTTTTACAACTCCGCCGACATTCGATTTTTCCTATTACAAAAGACAGATCCATGAAATTACTGAAATGCTAATTGCTGGTATGGGGCAATACGCGCATGGCAATCAACCAATTCAACACGCAATTTATTTATACAATTATGCTGGCGAACCATGGAAATCTCAAAAATGGGTTAGAGAAACTATGGATATATTATACACACCAAATCCGGATGGATTATGTGGTGATGAGGATAATGGACAAACATCCGCTTGGTATGTGATGTCGGCCGCCGGATTTTATCCGGTTTGTCCGGGAACTGATCAATATGTTTTAGGGTCACCTCTATTTAATAAAATTACTTTTCATCTTGAGAATGGAAAAACTTTTGTAGTAAATGGAAAAAATAATTCAGCGGAAAATGTTTATATAAAAAACGCTTCTCTTAACGGAAAAAATTATACAAAGAATTTTATTCGTCAAGATGATATAATGAATGGGGGCACATTAAATTTTGAAATGAGTGATATTCCAAATTATAAAAGGGGAATCAATCTAGCTGATTTCCCATACTCGTTTTCAAATCAGAAAAAGTAA